The following coding sequences are from one Ficedula albicollis isolate OC2 chromosome 17, FicAlb1.5, whole genome shotgun sequence window:
- the LOC107604004 gene encoding SH3 domain-containing protein C23A1.17-like — protein MTPLSVTPLTQDPLISDPPHDPLISDPQQGIPLSVTPPTKDPLISDPQQGIPLSVTPPTKDPLISDPQQGIPLSVTPPTKDPLISDPQQGIPLSVTPPTKDPLISDPQQGIPLSVTPPTKDPLISDPQQGIPLSVTPPTKDPLISDPQQGIPLSVTPPTKDPLISDPQQGIPLSVTPPTKDPLISDPPNT, from the coding sequence ATGACCCCCTTATCAGTGACCCCCCTAACACAAGATCCCCTTATCAGTGACCCCCCACATGATCCCCTTATCAGTGACCCCCAGCAAGGGATCCCCTTATCAGTGACCCCTCCAACAAAGGATCCCCTTATCAGTGACCCCCAGCAAGGGATCCCCTTATCAGTGACCCCTCCAACAAAGGATCCCCTTATCAGTGACCCCCAGCAAGGGATCCCCTTATCAGTGACCCCTCCAACAAAGGATCCCCTTATCAGTGACCCCCAGCAAGGGATCCCCTTATCAGTGACCCCTCCAACAAAGGATCCCCTTATCAGTGACCCCCAGCAAGGGATCCCCTTATCAGTGACCCCTCCAACAAAGGATCCCCTTATCAGTGACCCCCAGCAAGGGATCCCCTTATCAGTGACCCCTCCAACAAAGGATCCCCTTATCAGTGACCCCCAGCAAGGGATCCCCTTATCAGTGACCCCTCCAACAAAGGATCCCCTTATCAGTGACCCCCAGCAAGGGATCCCCTTATCAGTGACCCCTCCAACAAAGGATCCCCTTATCAGTGACCCCCCTAACACATGA